The Streptomyces sp. NBC_00236 DNA window GCCGACGCTCACCGGAACGGCCGGGTCGTCGCCCTTCATCACCGGGGACTGCCACAGCCGCGCCCCGTCGCCGTTGAACACCGAGAACCGCACCGAGCCGAGCCCCATGGTCAGATCGTCCACACCGACCATCGCCTCATAGCGCGTGCACGAGCGGTTCAGCTGGATGTAGACCGAGGAACGGCTGTGGACGGTCACCCCGTGCGCGTACCGCGTGCCACCGATCGACACGCCGGAACGCTGCCAGACCCAGCTGCTCTCACCGAGCACCACCTCGGGACCGGTGTGGTCGCCGAGCAGGGTGTAGTCCAGCTCGCTGACCTGGTACACCTCCGGGGCCGGAGCGGGAGGCGGCGGAGTCGGCGCCGGGGGCGTGGGTTCCGGCGTGGGGGATGGAGGGGGCGTGGGGGTCGGCGTGGGTGTCGGTGTCGGTGTCGGGGTCGGCGTGGGGGTCGGGGTCGGGGTGGGTGTGGGCGTGGGCGTGGGTTCCGGCGGTGCGGGAGCCGGGGGAGCGGGAGCGGGGGGCGTCGGAGTCGGCTTCGGAGGCGTGGGGGTCGGTACCGCGGGCGCCACGGCCGGGGGCCGGGCGACCGGCTTCGCCTCGGGGCGCGGCTGGTCGTCCCCGACCAGGGCCCAGACCAGCCCGGCCGCGGCAGCGACGACGACCGCAGCCGCGATGCCGGCCTTCGCGGGAGCCCCGAGCCCTTCGGAGGCGGCGGCGCCCCCGGCGGCGGAGCCCGCGGACGAGCTGCCTCCGGTCGCCGCGGCGGCGGCACCCGCACCGGCGGCGCCGACAGCGCCCCCTGCCACGATCCCGGCGGCCTTGAGCGCGTACCCGGCGGCGAACCAGCCGATGACCGCGACCGGCAGCAGCGCGGGGATGCCGGCGTTGACATGGGCCAGTTCGCCTGCTGCGAGCCGGCACTTCTCGCAGGCGTCCAGATGGCCGCGCAGACCACGCTCGGCTCGCATCCGAAGGCCCCCGCGGGCGTAGGCGCCGAGCCGGTCCGCGTAGCGGGCGCAGTCGCCGCCGGAGGTGAGCGCCTGGCTCACATGGGCTTGCAGATAGGCCTGCTTGAGCCCCTCACGGGCACGGCTGGCCAGCACCGACGTGGCGTTGGCCGTCAGTCCGAACAGCGGGGCGATGTCGCTGGGCGACTCCTCTTCGACGGTGGTGTGCCACAGGACGGCCTGCCAGCGCTCAGGGAGGCTGCGGAACGCCTGCATCGCCATCGACTGTTCGGCCTCGTGCATCGCCATCACGTCGGCGCCGAGATCGAGTGTGTCCGCGTCCGACACCTCGGAGGTGCGCGACGCCTGTGCGGCGAACACCGCGAAGTCGTCGACCAGGTGCTCGCGCTTCGCCGTCTTCGTCCACGCGGCGGCGACGTGCCGGACCGCCGTCATCAGATAGGCCCGTACGGCCTCCTCGGGTCCCTTGCCGCCCCGTACCGCCTGCAGGGCCCGGGCGAAGACCTCGGCCGTCAGGTCGTCGGCGGTGTGTGCGTCCCGGCAGCAGGTACGCGCGTAGCGGCGCACCGCGTCCGAATGGCGTCGGAACAGTTCCTCGTACGCGAGGTCGTCGCCCTCACGCATCCGCTGGATCAACTGGGCGTCGGAGGGCGCGAGCCCGGAGGCGTCCCCGGCAGGCGTGCGGCTGGGCGCCCGCTGCATGGGTACCGCGGTCGCTGCGGCGGCATCGATCGCGTCCGTGTCCACGGCCGCCGGCTTCTCGGCCGGAGCGGGCGGCCACGGCCCGGGCAGGACGGTGCCGCCGCCCTCGTACCCGGCGTCCTCGTGGTCGGCTGCCTCGCCGCCGGCGCCCGGGCGCCGTGGTCCGGCCTGGCTCGGCACCTGATGCCCGGACAGTCCGCCCGTCTCCGTGCCGCCGACGGCGGACACACCGTCGAGTGATTCTTCCTGCTGCCCGTCACCGCTCATCGCGGACGCCCCCGTATGCGCTGTCGGACCCGAACACCGGGCAAGCGTGCCACAGAGCGCAGGTACGGCGGCCCTTCAGCCCCGGCAACCACTCATCCGGGGCGCTTTCCCGAGTGCGCGCACTAGTGGGCACCCATTCGGGGAAGGAGTAACGGGATATGTTGACGGGGCAGTTGGGGCGGAACACCACGAGCGCGACGGAAGCGCTCTATCCGGACCAAGGCGGACCACCAGCCAGGAACGGCATCATCCGGGCCGGAGCGGACGCCCCACCCGACCGGGACGACCCCTCGCCCGGACCGCCCCACCACCGGCAGCGGTACTGGCAACGCCACCGGGCAACGTCACTGGGCGGTGCCACCCGGCAACGTCACCGGGCAGCACTCACGCACGCACGCACGCACTCACGCACTCACGCACGCACGCACTCACGCACGCACTCACACAGGGCGCGAGCGCAGGCCCTCCAGCAGGATGTCCAGCAGTCGGGCCGAGGCCGCCGCCTGCTGGGCCGCGTCGGGCAGCGAGGGCGCCGCCGTCGCGATGACCAGCAGCACATCGGCCACCGTCACATCACGGCGCAGCTCACCCGACGTCCGAGCCCGGTCGACCAACCGGCCCACGACCTCCAGCAGATCGGCAGCACCGGCACCGAGGTCCTCACTCCCGTCCGCCGGCACGGAAAGGTGATCGGCCACCCGCAGACCCGCCTGGCCCGCAGCCTGCCCGGCTTCCTGACGCTGCTGGGGAACCCGGGGTTCGTCCCACGCGTCATCCGGCGCCGCTTCCGCGTCCCGCGCGGTACCCGCATCGCCGACCATCACGGACTCATCGGCCTCGACACCGACCCGCAGTATCTGCGGAGGCAGCAGCCGCCCGGCACCCGAGGCCACCGACGTACGCAGGAAGCGCGACAGCGCCGACCACGGCTCCTCCTCCTGCCCCAGAGCGGACCGGGCCTGGTCGGTCAGCCGGGCAGTCTCCTCCTCGGCTATCCGCCGCACCAGCACGTCCTTGCTGGGAAAGCGCCGGTACACCGTTCCGACGCCGACCCGGGCGCGCCGTGCCACGTCCTCCATCGGAGCGCCGTACCCCAGCTCGCCGAACACCTCGCGCGCGGCCCGCAGCACGTGTTCCAGATTGCGCTGCGCGTCCACGCGCAGCGGCGCCGAGCGGCCGTGTGCGCCGGCCCCGCCGGCCTGCGCGCCGATTGCGGCTCCGAGCGTGCTCACGGTCCCCGGCGACGCGTCGGCTCCGTCCGCTCCGAGGCCGCTCACTGTGCCGACTGCACCGATCCGTCCGTTTCCTTCGGACGCGACCGCAGCAGTCGGCCAATGCGATTCCTGAATATGCATAACTGTTCCCCCGGTTATGACGTCTCCCCCCGGAGACTCCCGCCGTATCAGTCGAGGGTGGAACGATGGTCACCGTCCGACACCCCGACGACACACGAACATAGTTGAGCCAGGGTCAATTCAGAAGGGGGCAACCCCCCGGGAGCGCCGTCCGGCCGGAGCTCGGACCGGCCGGTCACCCGCCCGAACCCCTCCCACCGGCCTTCCGGCAACCCCTGACCTGCGGGGCTTCCGTATATACGGCACGGCCTCCGGCCGCGGCCCGTACAGAACCTCCGGTCACACAATTTGCCGGGGCTGTGGACAAACTCCTGCGCACGTTGCGTCATGGGGTGGTGATGGCTTCAGATTCCGGGGGAACACCCCCCGGCCCCCCGCCGGGTGTGCGCATTCTCGTCGTCGGTGGGGGCTATGTCGGGATGTACACAGCGCTGCGTCTCCAACGGAAGCTGAAGCAGAGACTGAGAAGCGGTGAAGCGGAGATCACCGTCGTCACCCCCGACCCTTATATGACGTATCAGCCGTTCCTCCCCGAGGCCGCCGCAGGCTCGATCTCACCGCGTCATGTCGTCGTGCCGCTGCGCCGGGTCCTGGCGCACTGCACCATCGTCGTCGGGGAGGCCCGGCGCATCGATCACACCAAGCGCACCGCGACCGTCACCACCCTCGCCACGGCCGAGGACGGCACCGGCGCCGTGGAGATCCCGTACGACGAACTCGTCCTCGCCCCGGGCTCCGTCTCGCGCACCCTCCCGGTCCCCGGCCTCGCCGAGCACGGCGTCGGCTTCAAGACGATCGAAGAGGCCATCGGGCTGCGCAACCACGTGATCGAGCAGATGGACATCGCGTCGGCCACCCGCGACCCCGCCATCCGTGACGCCGCCCTCACCTTCGTCTTCGTCGGCGGTGGATACGCGGGAGTGGAGGCGCTCGCCGAACTGGAGGACATGGCCCGCTACACCGCGCGGTACTACCACAACATCAAGGCCGAGGACCTGAAATGGATCCTCGTCGAGGCGACCGGCCGCATCCTCCCCGAGGTCGGGGAGTCGATGGGCAGGTACGCGGTCAGGGAGCTGCGCGGCCGCAACATCGACGTACGCCTCGACACCCGGCTGGAGTCCTGCGAGGACCGGATCGCCGTGCTCAGCGACGGCTCCCGCTTCCCGACCCGCACGCTCGTGTGGACCGCCGGAGTCAAACCGGCCCCGCTGCTCGCCCACACCGGCCTGCCCCTCAACGAACGCGGCAGGCTCGTCTGCACCGCCCGGCTCACCGTCGAGGGCACCGAACACGCCTGGGCCGCAGGTGACGCCGCGGCCGTCCCCGACCTGACGGCCGCCGAACCGGGCAAGGAGACCGCGCCCAACGCCCAGCACGCGGTTCGCCAGGCCAAGGTCCTCGCCGACAACCTCGTCGCCGCGATCGACGGCCGCCCGCTCAAGGAGTACCGGCACAGCTACGCGGGGTCCGTCGCCTCCCTGGGACTCCACAAGGGCGTCGCGCATGTGTACGGGCGCAGGCTCAAGGGGTATCCGGCCTGGCTCATGCACCGCACGTACCACCTGAGCCGCGTCCCGACGTTCAACCGGAAGGCCCGGGTGCTGGCCGAATGGACCCTGGCCGGACTCTTCAAGCGCGAGATCGTGTCACTGGGCTCCCTGGAACACCCCAGGGCCGAGTTCGAAATCGCCGCAGGAAGGCGCCCCCGGCCGGACGACGGCGACTGTCAGTAGGGTCCGACACACTGGACGTGTGACCATAGGTGGGCTCACATCTGCACAGAGTGACCCGGCAGGCAGCGACCGACAGTGACCATCGAGGAAGACCGTCCCAGGGGCAACAGACCGCCACCGCATACTTGTGACGCCCCGGCAGAGGAAGCAGCCCGCCCGAGCGGACCAGACCGACACACGAGGCAATGGATTCCGTGAACTTCACGCGTTGGAGCGCCCGCCTACCCGGTACGCAGCGCAGAGCCGCCCGGGACGACCGCAGTCCCGTACCGGCGGCCCGCGCCGAGTACGCACAGGCCGACACCGGGTCGGGCCCTCCGGACGGCGATCCCGGGGCCCCCGGCACCCGGTCGGCAGGACCCGCCCTGGAGGACCTCTCCGCCCGTGACATCCTCAGCCGGCTGCCGGCCCTCGTCGCCCTGGTGCACGGGCCCGATCACCGCATCACCTACGTCAACGACGCCTACACCGCGGCGTTCGGCCCGCGCCCCCTCGACGCCCCGGCGGCCGAGGCGATGCCCGAACTCACCGAGCTCAGCCTGCTCCCCCTGATGGACCAGGTCCTGCGCAGCGGTACGCCGCGCACGGTCAAGTCCCGCAAGGCCGGCAGCGGCAACTCGTACACGGTCACCTGCACCCCCGTGCGACACCAGAAGGACAAGGGCCACGAGGGCGGCGTCCTCGTGTACGCCGCGGATGTCACCGACCACGCCGAAGCGGCAGAGC harbors:
- a CDS encoding NAD(P)/FAD-dependent oxidoreductase, with amino-acid sequence MYTALRLQRKLKQRLRSGEAEITVVTPDPYMTYQPFLPEAAAGSISPRHVVVPLRRVLAHCTIVVGEARRIDHTKRTATVTTLATAEDGTGAVEIPYDELVLAPGSVSRTLPVPGLAEHGVGFKTIEEAIGLRNHVIEQMDIASATRDPAIRDAALTFVFVGGGYAGVEALAELEDMARYTARYYHNIKAEDLKWILVEATGRILPEVGESMGRYAVRELRGRNIDVRLDTRLESCEDRIAVLSDGSRFPTRTLVWTAGVKPAPLLAHTGLPLNERGRLVCTARLTVEGTEHAWAAGDAAAVPDLTAAEPGKETAPNAQHAVRQAKVLADNLVAAIDGRPLKEYRHSYAGSVASLGLHKGVAHVYGRRLKGYPAWLMHRTYHLSRVPTFNRKARVLAEWTLAGLFKREIVSLGSLEHPRAEFEIAAGRRPRPDDGDCQ
- a CDS encoding sigma-70 family RNA polymerase sigma factor, whose product is MSGDGQQEESLDGVSAVGGTETGGLSGHQVPSQAGPRRPGAGGEAADHEDAGYEGGGTVLPGPWPPAPAEKPAAVDTDAIDAAAATAVPMQRAPSRTPAGDASGLAPSDAQLIQRMREGDDLAYEELFRRHSDAVRRYARTCCRDAHTADDLTAEVFARALQAVRGGKGPEEAVRAYLMTAVRHVAAAWTKTAKREHLVDDFAVFAAQASRTSEVSDADTLDLGADVMAMHEAEQSMAMQAFRSLPERWQAVLWHTTVEEESPSDIAPLFGLTANATSVLASRAREGLKQAYLQAHVSQALTSGGDCARYADRLGAYARGGLRMRAERGLRGHLDACEKCRLAAGELAHVNAGIPALLPVAVIGWFAAGYALKAAGIVAGGAVGAAGAGAAAAATGGSSSAGSAAGGAAASEGLGAPAKAGIAAAVVVAAAAGLVWALVGDDQPRPEAKPVARPPAVAPAVPTPTPPKPTPTPPAPAPPAPAPPEPTPTPTPTPTPTPTPTPTPTPTPTPTPTPPPSPTPEPTPPAPTPPPPAPAPEVYQVSELDYTLLGDHTGPEVVLGESSWVWQRSGVSIGGTRYAHGVTVHSRSSVYIQLNRSCTRYEAMVGVDDLTMGLGSVRFSVFNGDGARLWQSPVMKGDDPAVPVSVGIEGQERIRLVVEPTTPVRGFALADWAESRISCR
- a CDS encoding TetR/AcrR family transcriptional regulator, whose translation is MHIQESHWPTAAVASEGNGRIGAVGTVSGLGADGADASPGTVSTLGAAIGAQAGGAGAHGRSAPLRVDAQRNLEHVLRAAREVFGELGYGAPMEDVARRARVGVGTVYRRFPSKDVLVRRIAEEETARLTDQARSALGQEEEPWSALSRFLRTSVASGAGRLLPPQILRVGVEADESVMVGDAGTARDAEAAPDDAWDEPRVPQQRQEAGQAAGQAGLRVADHLSVPADGSEDLGAGAADLLEVVGRLVDRARTSGELRRDVTVADVLLVIATAAPSLPDAAQQAAASARLLDILLEGLRSRPV